From Acidothermus cellulolyticus 11B, a single genomic window includes:
- the pdxS gene encoding pyridoxal 5'-phosphate synthase lyase subunit PdxS: MGDTPRGASAGAEAQPQVGTVRVKRGMAEMLKGGVIMDVVTPEQAKIAEDAGAVAVMALERVPADIRAQGGVARMSDPELIEQIMNAVSIPVMAKVRIGHFVEAQILQALGVDYIDESEVLTPADYTHHIDKWQFTVPFVCGATNLGEALRRITEGAAMIRSKGEAGTGDVSNAVTHMRAIRDEIRRLTSLPDDELYAAAKELQAPYELVREVARTGRLPVVLFTAGGIATPADAALMMQLGADGVFVGSGIFKSGDPAKRAAAIVKATTFYDDPDVLAKVSRGLGEPMVGISAESLPAERRLAGRGW, encoded by the coding sequence ATCGGCGACACCCCGCGCGGTGCATCGGCCGGGGCGGAGGCCCAACCGCAGGTCGGCACGGTCCGGGTCAAGCGGGGAATGGCGGAGATGCTCAAGGGCGGTGTGATCATGGATGTGGTCACGCCGGAGCAGGCGAAGATTGCCGAGGACGCCGGCGCGGTCGCGGTGATGGCCCTCGAGCGCGTGCCGGCGGACATCCGCGCCCAGGGCGGCGTCGCCCGGATGAGCGACCCCGAACTCATCGAGCAGATCATGAACGCGGTGTCGATCCCCGTGATGGCCAAGGTCCGGATCGGCCACTTCGTCGAAGCCCAGATCCTGCAGGCTCTCGGCGTCGACTACATCGACGAATCCGAGGTGCTCACCCCCGCCGACTACACCCACCACATCGACAAGTGGCAGTTCACCGTGCCGTTCGTCTGCGGCGCCACCAACCTCGGCGAAGCCCTCCGCCGGATTACCGAAGGCGCAGCGATGATCCGCTCCAAGGGCGAGGCAGGCACCGGGGACGTCTCCAACGCGGTCACCCACATGCGGGCGATCCGCGACGAGATTCGTCGGCTCACCAGCCTGCCGGACGACGAACTGTACGCCGCCGCCAAGGAACTGCAGGCCCCGTACGAGCTGGTCCGCGAAGTCGCCCGCACCGGCCGGCTCCCCGTCGTCCTGTTCACCGCCGGCGGAATCGCCACGCCCGCGGATGCGGCGCTGATGATGCAGCTCGGCGCGGACGGCGTCTTCGTCGGCTCCGGCATCTTCAAATCCGGCGATCCCGCCAAGCGCGCCGCGGCCATCGTCAAAGCGACCACGTTCTACGACGACCCCGACGTCCTCGCCAAGGTCTCCCGCGGCCTCGGCGAACCGATGGTCGGGATTTCCGCCGAGAGCCTGCCTGCCGAGCGCCGCCTCGCCGGCCGCGGGTGGTGA
- a CDS encoding SMI1/KNR4 family protein: MNESVLPSSREIHEWVRKEEQRRQSVETADPTALAAELVGLENRLRIQRAPLGRLLRPGAPEEELQATFSWLGLTLPDELRVLYQWHDGTIVDFDEPEDPDMPGLWIFDRLRSAVLNYLDLVTFSEETGDLGDPDHMLSTWFPISYSDGRALLVECNVPPGQASHIYVYCHDDVTHCAATSLLSVVRLWNRMFDEGYFVYDPYTCEWLDRFSEIPVELRISGLVD; this comes from the coding sequence ATGAACGAATCCGTACTTCCATCATCCCGTGAAATTCACGAGTGGGTGCGCAAAGAAGAGCAGCGGCGGCAATCCGTGGAAACTGCGGATCCGACTGCACTCGCCGCAGAGCTCGTCGGACTAGAGAATCGGCTGCGCATCCAGCGCGCACCGCTGGGACGACTACTGCGCCCCGGAGCGCCAGAAGAGGAGCTCCAAGCCACATTTTCTTGGCTTGGACTCACGCTTCCCGACGAGCTCCGCGTCCTGTACCAGTGGCATGACGGGACGATCGTTGACTTCGACGAACCTGAAGATCCAGACATGCCCGGACTCTGGATTTTCGATCGTCTTCGCAGCGCCGTTCTCAACTACCTGGATCTTGTCACCTTCTCTGAGGAGACAGGAGATCTTGGTGATCCCGATCACATGTTGTCTACCTGGTTTCCTATCAGTTACTCGGATGGTCGAGCGCTCCTGGTCGAATGTAATGTTCCTCCCGGCCAGGCGAGTCACATTTACGTTTACTGTCACGACGACGTGACCCACTGTGCCGCGACATCTTTACTGAGCGTCGTCCGATTGTGGAACCGCATGTTCGACGAGGGTTACTTCGTATATGACCCTTATACGTGTGAATGGCTCGACCGGTTCAGTGAGATCCCCGTCGAGTTGCGCATTTCCGGCCTTGTCGACTGA